The following coding sequences are from one Leptospira mayottensis 200901116 window:
- a CDS encoding transketolase, with amino-acid sequence MNDIKELKNFANELRKSVIRMVTAANSGHPGGPLGLADIYAVLYKKILNHKPSNPDWEERDRLILSNGHVCAIRYAAMAHSGYFPVEDLLTFRKLGSKLQGHPSTRYMNGIESSSGSLGQGLSVSVGLALGARFKKQSHKIYTCISDGECGEGMTWEAAQSATHYKLDNLIAFMDKNGIQIDGFTKDVMNLEPLSKKFLSFGWNVLEADGHDIEQIISAFEKAKLHKGSPTIILFDTVLGKGVSFMENNPGWHGTPPKPEEEKKALEELSTLSV; translated from the coding sequence ATGAACGATATCAAAGAACTCAAGAATTTTGCAAACGAGCTCAGAAAGAGCGTGATCCGAATGGTAACTGCCGCAAATTCCGGACATCCAGGAGGACCTTTAGGTCTCGCGGACATTTATGCGGTGCTATATAAGAAAATTCTAAACCACAAACCCTCCAATCCGGATTGGGAAGAAAGGGATCGCCTGATTCTTTCCAACGGCCACGTATGTGCGATTCGTTATGCAGCTATGGCTCATTCCGGTTATTTTCCCGTAGAAGACTTACTCACTTTCCGCAAATTAGGAAGCAAACTACAAGGACATCCTTCTACTCGTTATATGAACGGAATTGAAAGTTCTTCCGGTTCCTTAGGCCAAGGACTTTCTGTCTCTGTGGGACTCGCACTCGGCGCAAGATTCAAAAAACAAAGTCATAAAATTTATACGTGTATCTCCGACGGAGAATGCGGCGAAGGAATGACTTGGGAAGCCGCTCAGTCCGCCACACACTATAAACTGGACAACTTGATCGCTTTTATGGACAAAAATGGAATTCAAATCGACGGCTTTACGAAAGACGTTATGAATCTAGAACCTCTCAGTAAAAAATTTCTTTCTTTCGGTTGGAACGTTTTGGAAGCAGACGGTCACGATATCGAACAAATCATCTCTGCATTCGAAAAAGCTAAACTTCACAAAGGTTCTCCGACAATCATTTTGTTCGACACCGTGTTGGGCAAGGGTGTTTCTTTTATGGAAAATAATCCAGGATGGCACGGGACTCCTCCAAAACCGGAGGAAGAAAAAAAAGCTCTCGAAGAATTATCGACACTTTCTGTCTAG
- a CDS encoding transglutaminase-like domain-containing protein translates to MTHFVFRKNIFFMSLSDSYHDSFHLPSDKLEEKFYQLEFSGTEEKIRVIREIADMIPWQFEIDEFIEEFKDPTLRIFARSISSIVHMERINTRYSLLAGKGHVNDYGDLEEAVFLLSSVGDPKASYHEFKIYLDKLALRVEELCDLNPEYVSEELKVHFLTRVLSSEENFQGNNDQYDDPNNSFVTRIVHTRKGIPISLSAIYLLVAKRLSLPLYGVNMPLHFLLHFDSPDYETFIDPFHGGVLLDKSTCVRFLEANSFTPSERYFTRASTLSIIKRMYRNLIHIYRKEQFRDMEDILSRQLLILENKLKA, encoded by the coding sequence TTGACTCATTTCGTTTTTCGTAAAAATATATTTTTTATGTCTTTGTCCGATTCCTACCACGACTCTTTTCACCTTCCATCCGACAAACTCGAAGAAAAGTTTTATCAACTTGAATTTTCCGGTACTGAAGAAAAAATCAGAGTGATTCGCGAGATCGCGGATATGATCCCTTGGCAATTCGAAATCGACGAATTCATAGAAGAGTTTAAAGACCCTACGTTGAGGATTTTTGCCCGTTCTATTTCCTCCATTGTTCATATGGAACGTATCAATACACGTTACTCGCTCCTTGCAGGCAAAGGCCACGTCAACGATTACGGAGATTTGGAAGAAGCAGTATTTCTTCTTTCCAGCGTCGGAGACCCAAAAGCGTCTTATCACGAATTCAAAATCTATTTGGACAAACTCGCTCTAAGAGTGGAAGAATTATGCGATCTCAACCCAGAATATGTTTCCGAAGAATTGAAAGTTCATTTCTTAACAAGAGTACTTTCTTCTGAGGAAAATTTTCAAGGAAACAACGACCAATACGATGATCCGAACAATTCTTTCGTGACTCGCATCGTTCATACACGAAAAGGAATCCCGATTTCTCTCTCCGCGATCTATCTTCTGGTTGCAAAAAGGCTTTCTCTTCCTCTTTACGGAGTGAATATGCCCCTTCATTTTCTTCTTCATTTCGATTCTCCAGATTACGAAACCTTCATCGACCCGTTTCATGGAGGAGTTCTTCTGGATAAGTCCACCTGCGTCCGTTTTTTGGAAGCAAACAGCTTTACTCCGAGCGAAAGATATTTTACTAGAGCTAGTACTCTTTCAATCATCAAAAGGATGTACCGCAATCTGATTCACATATACCGTAAAGAACAATTCCGGGATATGGAAGATATTCTTTCCCGACAGCTCCTAATTTTGGAAAACAAACTCAAAGCTTAA
- a CDS encoding polyprenyl synthetase family protein has product MKASTLKDSLIRKFDKKLEAIIREDLKILSEIKTYTIRSGGKRLRPILHYCLCQLLGYSGKRWLDIGAIVELIHAASLLHDDVVDEAETRRGLQSVGSKFGNKTAILAGDYLLACGIDHLNNLGYPELMDIFTQVIKDLSISELIQMEWEKNPKITLDIYNKIVYGKTASLFGAVGISAGILSDKNDKEKKKLRQFGIDLGSFFQKKDDAIDYFTPASKSGKVPLKDFYNGLYTYPILLLLDQADKNDKKLIHSLFAKPERSQRDEVVILSLLSRYQTRKRMDKEFQTIANNLMKFLNSFPESSIRNLLKEQILKLLEE; this is encoded by the coding sequence GTGAAAGCATCCACACTAAAAGATTCTCTGATTCGGAAGTTCGATAAAAAACTCGAAGCGATCATTCGAGAAGATCTCAAGATTCTTTCCGAAATTAAAACCTACACTATCCGATCCGGCGGGAAACGACTTCGCCCGATTCTTCACTATTGCCTTTGTCAACTTTTAGGTTATTCCGGCAAACGCTGGTTGGACATAGGTGCAATCGTGGAATTGATTCACGCTGCTAGTTTACTTCATGACGATGTAGTCGACGAGGCGGAAACCAGAAGAGGACTACAAAGTGTGGGTTCCAAATTCGGGAACAAGACGGCGATTCTCGCGGGAGATTATCTCCTTGCGTGCGGGATTGATCACCTAAATAACCTGGGTTATCCAGAACTGATGGATATTTTCACTCAGGTAATTAAGGATCTTTCTATTTCCGAACTCATTCAGATGGAATGGGAAAAAAATCCGAAAATCACTTTAGATATTTATAATAAAATCGTTTACGGGAAAACCGCTTCCTTGTTCGGAGCAGTGGGGATTTCCGCCGGGATCCTTTCGGATAAAAACGATAAGGAAAAAAAGAAACTAAGACAATTCGGAATTGATCTCGGTTCTTTCTTTCAGAAAAAAGACGACGCAATTGATTATTTCACTCCCGCGAGCAAAAGCGGGAAAGTTCCTCTCAAGGATTTTTACAATGGTCTTTATACCTATCCGATTTTGTTGTTACTCGATCAAGCGGATAAGAACGACAAAAAACTGATTCATTCGCTCTTTGCCAAACCGGAAAGGTCGCAAAGGGACGAGGTCGTGATTTTGAGTCTTCTTTCCCGTTATCAGACTCGCAAACGAATGGATAAGGAGTTTCAAACGATTGCTAATAACTTAATGAAATTTTTAAATAGTTTTCCCGAATCTTCGATCCGTAATCTTTTAAAAGAACAAATTCTGAAACTTTTGGAAGAATAG
- a CDS encoding SRPBCC family protein codes for MTSQIYPLQDPKLDLVLERIIDVPRELVWAAWTTPEHIKQWFTPSPWKTVDCEIDLRPGGIFRTIMQSPEGQNFPNMGCYLEIIPNEKLSWTDALQPGFRPSPDPTHPFGFFTAVITLEPHGTGTKYKATAIHGNEINRKKHEEMGFHKGWGIALDQLVALIKKM; via the coding sequence ATGACATCTCAGATTTATCCTCTACAGGATCCTAAACTGGATTTGGTTCTTGAAAGAATCATAGACGTTCCGCGCGAACTAGTCTGGGCCGCCTGGACTACTCCAGAACATATCAAGCAGTGGTTTACTCCATCCCCATGGAAGACAGTTGATTGTGAAATCGATCTACGACCGGGAGGAATCTTTCGTACCATTATGCAATCTCCCGAAGGACAGAATTTTCCGAATATGGGTTGTTATCTCGAAATAATCCCAAATGAAAAACTTTCTTGGACCGACGCGCTTCAGCCCGGTTTTCGTCCTTCTCCAGATCCCACTCACCCATTCGGGTTCTTTACCGCAGTGATTACTCTGGAACCCCACGGTACCGGTACTAAATACAAAGCTACTGCAATTCATGGAAATGAAATAAATCGTAAAAAGCACGAAGAAATGGGCTTTCACAAAGGTTGGGGAATTGCTCTAGATCAACTCGTAGCTCTTATTAAAAAAATGTAA
- a CDS encoding LIC10920 family plasminogen-binding lipoprotein: MKRFYIESFLLIVFSAAFFNCEHRDQNKVDLKILVAATGNVILINGEVDSDKISSCGVAVPGTAASGTASGATGGNTGTTTTSGSSGSSTRYTITSQLIMKNTAEAMVLRFQFDSAQYQGAVDPQQGFSYSGGVFARTVTGNVGKVEWGSSGIPVYPTGNGAAQQQTLQYMDIDISLSGKILDSSTSTGILNQCYTSDNVNCTSVTTTQQCFTQDNHSCVSTASASGSAVTITGRISCNAPNVIPSGGSTTQ; encoded by the coding sequence ATGAAACGTTTTTATATCGAATCTTTTCTATTGATTGTTTTTTCGGCTGCTTTTTTCAATTGCGAACATCGGGATCAAAATAAGGTGGATTTGAAGATCCTTGTTGCAGCGACCGGAAACGTAATCCTCATAAACGGAGAGGTGGATTCCGATAAAATTTCCTCTTGTGGAGTTGCTGTTCCCGGGACCGCTGCCTCTGGAACGGCGTCGGGTGCTACGGGAGGAAATACCGGAACCACAACTACCTCGGGTTCTTCTGGTTCAAGTACTCGTTATACGATTACAAGTCAGTTGATTATGAAAAATACAGCCGAAGCGATGGTCCTTCGATTTCAATTCGATTCAGCTCAGTATCAAGGAGCGGTGGATCCACAACAAGGTTTCAGTTATTCGGGTGGAGTTTTCGCTAGGACGGTTACTGGTAATGTCGGTAAAGTGGAATGGGGATCTTCCGGAATTCCAGTATATCCAACAGGAAATGGCGCCGCTCAACAGCAAACCCTACAGTACATGGACATCGATATTTCTCTTTCCGGAAAAATACTCGATAGCTCCACGAGCACGGGGATTCTCAATCAGTGCTATACTTCGGACAACGTTAATTGTACTTCAGTCACGACGACTCAGCAATGTTTTACTCAGGACAATCATTCCTGCGTTTCTACGGCATCGGCTTCAGGTTCCGCGGTTACGATTACCGGAAGAATTTCGTGCAACGCGCCCAATGTGATTCCAAGCGGAGGGTCTACGACTCAGTAA
- a CDS encoding response regulator has protein sequence MKDTAKNNAILCVDDEPIILIALKQELKKQFGNEFQYETAVNASEALEVVNDLAENGINVILILSDWRMPGIKGDEFLIHIHQKYPDIRSILITGYIDDAAVERVKKEAGTYAVLPKPWDPKQLADAVKVCCNRN, from the coding sequence TTGAAAGATACAGCAAAAAACAATGCGATTCTTTGTGTGGATGATGAACCGATCATTTTGATCGCGTTAAAACAAGAACTAAAGAAACAATTCGGAAACGAGTTTCAATACGAAACCGCAGTCAATGCAAGCGAGGCGTTGGAAGTTGTGAACGACCTGGCGGAAAATGGAATCAACGTAATTTTAATTCTTTCCGATTGGCGTATGCCCGGGATCAAAGGTGATGAATTTTTAATTCATATTCATCAAAAATATCCAGATATCCGTTCCATCTTGATCACGGGTTATATAGACGATGCCGCAGTAGAAAGAGTGAAAAAAGAAGCGGGTACTTACGCTGTTCTACCGAAACCATGGGATCCCAAACAGCTAGCGGATGCAGTGAAAGTTTGCTGTAATCGAAATTAA
- a CDS encoding MBL fold metallo-hydrolase, whose amino-acid sequence MKIHRYDSIPEVKNIGDGIFKTEIPQPFYSPNNIYILPDGEPTIIDSGYIENLGLLQRALKTIGLSLSKIKHIIYTHNHLDHMSAALTLRYYTDAKLYAMTGMASEIGNYVEFVQVFQRAMRRLVYKGHHDNTTRATELKRVDTGIFEFHDALDNSERVDPYLDFDVELVEGDVIKAGGREIGVLHTPGHNRWHLTPYILGEKIYFTGDLVLQNISSIYAEIDGNLYDYHRSLDRLSKLPIRRLLPAHGPEPDDPQRAIKLLSKTLNLLERGVVRRLKENDQDLSTLVLEAMGEKVANSGYYNTALAILHSLIRKLIDQGQVQVLEIDPPYEKYKWIGAK is encoded by the coding sequence ATGAAAATTCACCGATATGATTCTATTCCGGAAGTAAAAAACATCGGAGACGGAATCTTTAAGACCGAAATTCCTCAACCTTTCTATTCACCCAACAATATTTATATTCTCCCAGACGGAGAACCTACCATCATCGACTCCGGTTATATCGAAAATCTAGGTCTTTTGCAAAGGGCTTTGAAAACTATCGGCCTTTCTTTAAGTAAGATCAAACATATCATTTACACCCACAATCATCTTGATCATATGAGTGCCGCTTTGACCCTACGCTATTATACGGATGCAAAGTTATACGCGATGACGGGAATGGCCTCGGAGATCGGAAATTATGTGGAATTCGTTCAAGTTTTTCAAAGAGCCATGAGGAGACTCGTGTATAAAGGCCATCACGATAATACAACAAGAGCCACAGAACTCAAAAGAGTGGATACTGGTATATTCGAATTTCATGATGCTTTGGACAATTCGGAAAGAGTAGATCCGTATTTAGATTTCGATGTAGAGCTCGTGGAAGGAGACGTTATCAAAGCGGGAGGCAGAGAAATCGGAGTTCTGCATACTCCCGGTCACAATCGATGGCATTTAACTCCTTATATCTTAGGGGAAAAGATCTACTTTACGGGCGATTTAGTACTTCAAAACATTTCTTCTATTTACGCGGAGATCGACGGAAACTTATACGACTACCATCGATCCTTGGATCGTCTTTCCAAGTTACCGATCCGAAGGCTTCTCCCCGCACATGGACCGGAACCGGATGATCCTCAAAGAGCCATCAAACTACTTTCAAAAACCTTAAACTTATTGGAAAGAGGAGTTGTACGTCGCTTGAAGGAAAATGATCAGGACCTCTCCACTTTGGTTCTCGAAGCGATGGGAGAAAAGGTGGCGAACAGCGGTTACTACAATACGGCACTTGCAATCCTACATTCTTTAATTCGAAAATTGATCGATCAAGGGCAGGTACAAGTTTTGGAAATCGATCCTCCGTATGAAAAATATAAATGGATCGGTGCCAAATAA
- a CDS encoding ribonuclease H-like domain-containing protein translates to MLKHTFCHLPGINTTEEKNLWENGIYDWKDLEEYLKTEPAPTRNLTLGALEFSKKELERENFFYFFHVLSAKHHWRLFPIIRKKLLYMDIETTGLENDDRTTVIGTFDGFEYHSYIRGFNLDFFLDNLSQDQIFVSYNGIAFDIPFLEREFNVRFRNNHIDIMFFLRSLGIKGGLKGCEKVLGIHRPEEVSITGAEAVKLWKQYVDYDDMDALKILEKYNREDTVNLEKLFVKGYNLKIKETPFYGEIVKEPEQSR, encoded by the coding sequence ATGTTGAAACACACTTTCTGTCATCTTCCCGGAATCAATACGACGGAAGAAAAAAATCTTTGGGAAAATGGAATTTATGATTGGAAAGATCTTGAAGAATATTTGAAAACCGAACCTGCTCCGACTCGAAATCTGACTTTAGGAGCATTAGAATTTTCTAAAAAAGAATTGGAAAGAGAAAATTTTTTTTACTTTTTTCACGTTCTTTCTGCCAAACATCATTGGAGACTTTTTCCTATAATTCGAAAAAAACTTCTTTATATGGATATCGAAACTACTGGTTTAGAAAACGACGATAGAACAACGGTCATCGGGACCTTCGATGGATTCGAATATCATTCCTATATTCGAGGTTTCAATCTTGATTTCTTTTTAGACAATCTCAGCCAGGATCAGATTTTTGTTTCCTATAACGGGATTGCTTTCGACATTCCCTTTTTAGAAAGGGAATTTAATGTGCGCTTTAGGAATAATCACATCGACATTATGTTTTTCTTAAGATCTCTGGGGATCAAAGGTGGTCTCAAGGGGTGCGAAAAAGTATTAGGTATCCATAGACCGGAGGAAGTCTCAATCACAGGTGCTGAAGCAGTAAAGCTTTGGAAGCAATATGTAGATTATGACGATATGGACGCTCTCAAAATTTTAGAAAAGTATAATCGGGAAGACACGGTTAATCTTGAAAAGTTATTCGTCAAAGGATACAATTTAAAGATTAAAGAAACTCCATTCTATGGAGAAATTGTCAAGGAACCTGAACAATCTCGATAA
- a CDS encoding lipase secretion chaperone: MKSLQERIIFPVVLGSISAILIVLIWFAFFSGSGASEDSSGNLDAAEFGLQHPESGKWTLDQTIVDTSRRIFDENGNWLSFDELLRYASTGEVNLVSELWALRRECPEDLIYEQCNEVIRAFITDHYSGKEVEYLMNLFSSYLKYEITMREFELSDKLSNSEKYELIKKKRREFFSDNDAQLIFGLEEAEETYRNSLGGFLIDTESLSGEQRMQRYEEFRKNVYGRYYDTVKKREPKYNAYETEMFLREDELERMSLSDRNNKTKHMREKYFGKDGADRIDTIYSNKTEEKKRKEK; encoded by the coding sequence ATGAAATCTCTACAGGAAAGAATTATATTTCCCGTAGTCCTCGGTTCGATCTCTGCGATTTTAATCGTATTGATCTGGTTTGCGTTTTTCAGTGGAAGTGGCGCTTCCGAAGACTCTTCGGGAAACTTGGATGCGGCGGAATTTGGACTCCAGCACCCGGAATCCGGCAAGTGGACTTTAGATCAAACGATCGTGGATACTTCACGCAGAATTTTCGATGAGAATGGAAATTGGCTCTCCTTTGATGAGTTATTACGATACGCTTCCACTGGAGAAGTCAATTTAGTTTCCGAACTTTGGGCTTTGAGAAGGGAGTGTCCCGAAGATTTAATCTACGAACAGTGTAACGAAGTTATTCGAGCTTTCATTACGGACCATTATTCCGGAAAAGAAGTTGAATATCTAATGAACCTTTTTTCGAGTTACTTGAAATACGAAATAACTATGAGGGAATTTGAACTTTCTGATAAGCTCAGTAACTCTGAAAAATACGAACTCATTAAAAAGAAAAGAAGAGAATTTTTTTCCGATAATGACGCTCAACTTATCTTCGGATTAGAGGAAGCAGAAGAAACTTACCGGAATTCCTTGGGAGGGTTTTTAATCGATACGGAGTCTTTAAGTGGCGAACAAAGAATGCAAAGATACGAGGAATTCAGAAAAAATGTCTACGGTCGATATTACGATACCGTAAAGAAGAGAGAACCTAAATATAACGCCTATGAAACCGAAATGTTTCTGAGAGAAGATGAATTGGAAAGAATGAGTTTGTCCGACCGAAACAACAAAACAAAACACATGCGTGAAAAGTATTTCGGCAAGGACGGTGCGGATCGTATAGACACGATTTATAGTAATAAGACCGAAGAAAAAAAAAGGAAGGAAAAATAA
- a CDS encoding NAD(P)-dependent oxidoreductase — translation MRQRKPILYYPEGTTGAKEIFSTFEKLEVKSYSINQIGDLSHNEPEILIANTRLKINQECILNFPSVKIFATVSSGTDHVDFNVLKKSGKIFLNAPDCNAGSVAEYCYAGLLNRFDEAELKTVKIGIVGHGNTGKEFYKILISKGINCIFYDPFYRTESSPLKEVLSCSVLSYHVPLIEEGIEPTFHFVTDSLIDSLTPGTVFINTSRGKILSPNAFSRLIARNDIFKILDVFDPEPPSEEKGKMLAEVEHSIFTPHIAGYSQLGRISGTYRVAEKLSILYQDHTLPPLKSFLQTSGEFKTSTFLKKEDQLLREAWRKGDQSYFERRRNSYPVRLDWGLV, via the coding sequence GTGCGACAAAGAAAACCAATCCTCTATTACCCCGAAGGAACCACGGGAGCTAAAGAAATTTTTTCGACGTTTGAAAAGTTGGAAGTAAAATCGTATTCGATCAATCAAATCGGAGATTTGTCACACAACGAGCCCGAAATTCTGATTGCAAACACCAGACTCAAAATAAACCAAGAATGTATTTTAAATTTCCCTTCAGTTAAAATTTTTGCGACTGTAAGCTCAGGAACGGATCACGTGGATTTTAATGTTCTTAAAAAATCAGGAAAAATTTTTTTGAACGCACCTGATTGTAATGCTGGTTCAGTCGCGGAATACTGCTATGCTGGCCTTTTAAATCGATTCGACGAAGCAGAGCTAAAAACCGTCAAGATCGGAATAGTCGGACACGGAAATACGGGGAAAGAATTTTATAAAATTCTAATATCCAAAGGAATCAACTGCATCTTTTACGATCCATTTTACAGAACGGAATCATCTCCTTTGAAGGAAGTTTTAAGCTGCTCCGTTCTCAGCTACCACGTCCCTTTGATCGAAGAAGGTATAGAACCGACATTTCATTTTGTCACGGATTCTTTGATAGATTCCTTAACACCAGGAACTGTTTTTATCAATACGAGTCGCGGAAAAATTCTCTCTCCGAACGCCTTTAGCCGATTGATTGCAAGAAACGATATATTCAAAATTTTAGATGTATTTGACCCGGAACCTCCCTCAGAGGAAAAAGGGAAGATGCTCGCGGAAGTAGAACATTCGATTTTTACCCCGCATATCGCCGGTTATAGTCAGTTGGGAAGAATCAGCGGAACTTACCGAGTCGCGGAAAAATTATCCATTTTATACCAAGATCATACCTTACCACCATTGAAATCCTTCTTACAAACCTCTGGAGAATTTAAAACTTCCACTTTCTTAAAAAAAGAAGACCAGCTTTTAAGAGAAGCCTGGAGAAAAGGAGATCAAAGTTATTTTGAAAGAAGAAGGAATTCGTATCCTGTAAGATTGGATTGGGGATTAGTTTGA
- the rplQ gene encoding 50S ribosomal protein L17: protein MNKRNKVKHLNRNKGHRDALINNMITSLFKYERIESTQAKLKVIRSQAEKLITRAKKNLVTDLKPEVQLHNKREVMKRIKDREVVVKLFEDIAKRFETKNGGYTRVLKLVNRASDNSEVGILELTSKKERATLLKERQEKREVQEKAREEKRTARKSGSVPAPKK, encoded by the coding sequence ATGAACAAAAGAAATAAAGTAAAACACCTAAACCGCAATAAAGGTCATAGAGACGCGTTGATCAACAATATGATCACCTCTCTTTTTAAGTATGAGAGAATCGAATCCACTCAAGCAAAATTGAAAGTGATTCGTTCTCAAGCGGAGAAACTGATTACGAGAGCTAAGAAGAATCTCGTTACCGATCTGAAACCGGAAGTTCAACTTCACAACAAACGCGAAGTCATGAAAAGAATCAAAGATCGTGAAGTAGTTGTAAAACTTTTTGAAGATATCGCAAAACGTTTCGAGACCAAAAATGGCGGTTACACCCGCGTTCTGAAACTCGTGAACAGGGCTTCCGATAATTCCGAAGTTGGAATTCTAGAACTGACCTCTAAAAAAGAAAGAGCAACTCTTTTGAAAGAAAGACAAGAGAAGCGTGAAGTTCAGGAGAAAGCCAGGGAAGAAAAAAGAACCGCTAGAAAGTCAGGTTCTGTTCCCGCTCCTAAAAAATAG
- a CDS encoding DNA-directed RNA polymerase subunit alpha — MSLKSLLKGFKRPKKIEFNTEASTPNYGKFVAEPFERGFATTIGNSLRRTLMSSIEGAAISAIRIEGVNHEFSFIEGVAEDVTRIILNLKQVRIKYEPEEKDQSKIIHLELKGAGYFRAGDLAVDSSIEIMNPDLHIATLNEDANLVMDLEIQRGRGYVPAEEKKKDIEVLGTIPVDSIFSPVQKVVFEVSETRVAQRSDYEKLTLEVWTDGSVSPDDAVAQAAKILKEHLTVFINFEEELEEEDDELDEADEKLKASLSKHVEELELSVRSLNVLRSLEIDFIGDLVKRSEEEMSKSKHYSDQCLQELKGKLSTLGLSFGMRDF, encoded by the coding sequence TTGTCTCTCAAAAGCTTACTCAAAGGATTTAAACGTCCTAAGAAGATTGAATTCAACACGGAAGCGAGCACTCCCAATTACGGGAAGTTCGTTGCAGAGCCTTTTGAAAGGGGTTTTGCGACAACGATCGGTAACTCTCTCAGAAGGACTTTGATGTCCTCGATCGAGGGAGCCGCGATCTCTGCGATTCGTATAGAAGGAGTAAACCACGAGTTCTCCTTTATCGAAGGAGTTGCGGAAGACGTAACGAGAATCATTCTGAACCTGAAACAAGTTCGTATTAAATACGAGCCTGAGGAAAAGGATCAGAGCAAGATCATTCATCTCGAACTGAAAGGCGCTGGTTATTTCAGAGCGGGTGATCTCGCTGTGGATTCTTCCATAGAAATCATGAATCCCGATCTTCACATCGCCACCCTGAATGAAGACGCAAATCTAGTTATGGATTTGGAAATTCAGAGAGGAAGAGGATACGTTCCTGCGGAAGAAAAGAAAAAAGACATCGAAGTTCTCGGAACCATTCCTGTGGATTCCATCTTTTCTCCGGTTCAGAAAGTGGTTTTTGAAGTCTCGGAAACTCGTGTGGCTCAAAGATCCGATTACGAAAAACTGACTCTGGAAGTATGGACTGACGGTTCCGTATCTCCTGACGACGCCGTAGCTCAGGCCGCTAAAATTTTAAAAGAGCATCTTACAGTATTTATCAATTTCGAAGAAGAACTGGAAGAAGAAGACGACGAACTGGACGAGGCGGATGAAAAACTCAAAGCTTCTTTGTCAAAACACGTGGAAGAATTGGAACTTTCCGTTCGTTCTCTCAATGTGCTGAGAAGTCTGGAAATCGATTTCATCGGGGACTTGGTCAAAAGATCCGAAGAAGAAATGTCGAAGTCCAAACACTACAGCGATCAGTGTCTCCAAGAGTTGAAAGGAAAACTTTCTACTCTGGGTCTCTCTTTTGGAATGAGGGATTTCTAA
- the rpsD gene encoding 30S ribosomal protein S4: MARYRGPVVKIMRREGVDLFLKSSYTFNKDKFHRKGPPGMPTKRKGKVSEYGTQLREKQKLKRAYGLLEKQFRKYYEEASHSHGVTGEILLQLLERRLDNVLYRLGFAVTRRQARNFIAHRHVLVNGERVDIPSYRLNVGDKVEIREKFRASAFIADNIRLSQSLQGVPSWLSADYTNFGGDVTALPERHHIDLPVKEQVIVELYSK; the protein is encoded by the coding sequence ATGGCAAGATATAGAGGTCCTGTTGTAAAAATTATGAGAAGGGAGGGAGTGGATCTCTTCCTGAAGTCTAGTTATACTTTTAATAAGGATAAATTTCACCGCAAAGGGCCTCCCGGGATGCCTACGAAGAGAAAGGGCAAAGTGTCCGAATACGGCACTCAGCTCCGTGAAAAACAGAAACTGAAAAGAGCATACGGACTTTTAGAAAAACAATTCCGTAAATATTACGAAGAAGCTTCTCATTCTCACGGTGTGACCGGTGAAATTCTTCTCCAGCTTTTGGAAAGAAGATTAGATAACGTTTTGTATCGTCTCGGATTTGCAGTGACTCGTCGCCAAGCGAGAAATTTTATCGCTCACAGACACGTTCTTGTGAACGGAGAAAGAGTGGATATTCCTTCCTACAGACTGAACGTAGGGGATAAAGTGGAAATCCGAGAGAAGTTTAGGGCTTCTGCCTTCATCGCTGATAACATTCGATTGTCTCAGTCTTTGCAGGGAGTTCCGTCCTGGTTATCGGCAGATTACACAAACTTTGGCGGGGACGTTACGGCATTACCAGAACGTCATCATATCGATCTACCGGTAAAAGAACAGGTAATCGTAGAGCTTTACTCGAAATAA